A genomic segment from Limosilactobacillus sp. encodes:
- a CDS encoding RBBP9/YdeN family alpha/beta hydrolase produces the protein MTKAYLIHGTSTRDDDWFPWLEQAAAPTIQLDRLWLPEPFNPQRDAWNAAVDDQIKPTDGLILVAHSLGCITALRFIERHQIKDARLLLVGAFDQGLPTYPELDVFMQPAPDYGQIAPKVSKATVIAAKNDPIAPYKNSIQVAHHIHAKLIVQETGGHFLTSDGFTQFPLALKELQRLAK, from the coding sequence ATGACAAAAGCTTACCTCATCCACGGCACCTCAACCCGTGACGACGACTGGTTCCCCTGGTTAGAACAGGCAGCGGCACCCACAATCCAACTCGACCGGCTCTGGCTGCCGGAACCGTTCAACCCACAGCGGGACGCTTGGAATGCGGCGGTTGACGATCAGATCAAGCCGACCGACGGACTGATCCTGGTGGCCCACAGTCTCGGCTGCATCACCGCGCTCCGCTTTATTGAACGCCACCAGATCAAGGATGCCCGCCTCCTCTTGGTCGGGGCCTTCGACCAAGGCCTGCCAACCTATCCGGAACTGGATGTTTTCATGCAGCCGGCACCCGACTACGGACAAATCGCGCCCAAAGTCAGCAAGGCAACGGTGATCGCCGCCAAGAATGATCCGATCGCCCCGTACAAGAACAGCATTCAGGTTGCCCACCACATCCACGCCAAGCTGATCGTCCAGGAAACGGGCGGGCATTTTCTCACCAGCGACGGCTTCACCCAATTTCCACTGGCGTTGAAGGAACTGCAACGGCTTGCTAAATAA
- a CDS encoding GNAT family N-acetyltransferase yields the protein MSEVSLRVARLTDAAAIRQIYSYYVQNTAITCEVTVPTVEEITGRMKKTLQHYPYLVAELDGQVVGFAYIGPANPREAYQWTVETSIYVDRECRGHRIGTRLYDALEELCRRMHFVNMTAHIVYPHDDQPDQYLTLASPKFHEYYGYKLAGRFDRNVYKFDKWYDMIWMEKSIADHTQAPTAPLDFADVADDFFAK from the coding sequence ATGTCAGAAGTTTCATTGCGGGTTGCCCGCCTGACCGACGCGGCGGCAATCCGACAGATTTACAGTTACTATGTTCAGAACACGGCAATTACCTGCGAGGTGACGGTGCCGACGGTTGAGGAGATCACCGGACGGATGAAGAAGACCCTGCAGCACTATCCTTACCTGGTTGCCGAGCTTGACGGTCAGGTGGTTGGCTTTGCCTACATCGGCCCGGCCAATCCGCGTGAGGCCTACCAATGGACGGTTGAGACCTCAATTTATGTGGACCGGGAGTGCCGTGGCCACCGGATCGGCACCCGCCTGTACGACGCGCTGGAGGAACTCTGCCGGCGGATGCACTTCGTCAACATGACGGCTCATATCGTCTATCCGCACGACGACCAGCCCGACCAGTACCTGACCCTCGCCAGCCCAAAGTTCCATGAGTACTACGGCTACAAGCTGGCGGGCCGCTTTGATCGCAACGTCTACAAGTTCGATAAGTGGTACGACATGATCTGGATGGAGAAGAGCATCGCGGATCACACGCAGGCACCGACAGCACCACTCGACTTCGCGGACGTGGCGGATGACTTCTTTGCAAAATAA
- a CDS encoding GNAT family N-acetyltransferase, with protein sequence MSNEQIKVADQDDLNALADLYKAICDHQPLDQYGADWTWGEYPSVDGLRQMIDDAQVLVAYQDGQAIGAGVLTTGEDYPQVDWPTPADNDEIGVLHLFGVRPKYRGTGIASKLLQAILQQAKTVGKRVIHLDVLDGNLPSEKLYVKNGFRVVQSLTLHYDDIGDQDAKVLEYQL encoded by the coding sequence ATGAGCAATGAGCAGATTAAGGTTGCCGACCAGGACGATCTCAACGCCCTGGCTGACCTCTATAAGGCGATTTGCGACCACCAGCCACTGGATCAGTACGGCGCTGATTGGACCTGGGGTGAGTACCCGAGCGTCGATGGCTTGCGACAGATGATTGATGATGCCCAGGTACTGGTCGCCTACCAGGACGGCCAGGCAATTGGTGCCGGGGTCCTGACGACCGGGGAGGATTATCCCCAGGTTGACTGGCCAACCCCGGCGGACAACGACGAGATTGGCGTGCTGCACCTCTTTGGCGTTCGCCCAAAGTATCGGGGAACCGGCATTGCCTCCAAGCTGTTGCAGGCGATTTTGCAGCAAGCAAAGACTGTTGGCAAGCGGGTCATTCACCTGGATGTGTTGGATGGCAACCTGCCGTCTGAAAAGCTATATGTAAAAAACGGCTTTCGAGTAGTCCAGTCGCTGACGCTTCATTATGATGACATCGGCGATCAGGATGCCAAAGTTTTGGAATACCAGTTGTAA
- a CDS encoding AraC family transcriptional regulator, giving the protein MEKAVNFDYSAQPDSLLSITSVGRSDTMAGHQYGPAVRPYYLFHYILSGSGTFRVNGIRYHLHAGQGFFIAPNCQTDYEADDVTPWSYIWLGFTGAYAQEVINQLAISAENPVYSNSHYYELANCVNQIIQHRPVTVANNLLANSYLLRFLSLIADSTIVSRQQTQQKNSYVDRAIDYLANHIATASADQLARAVNLDRSYLTTLFKQVTDLTPGQYIRNFRITKARHLLESTTLPVEKIATLCGYTHANSFARIFKQTYGLSPRAYRKQVEKELK; this is encoded by the coding sequence ATGGAAAAGGCAGTCAATTTTGATTACTCAGCGCAGCCGGACAGCTTGCTTAGTATTACCTCGGTGGGACGTTCAGACACCATGGCAGGTCACCAGTACGGTCCGGCAGTCCGTCCCTACTACCTGTTTCACTATATTTTGTCCGGTTCGGGGACCTTTCGCGTTAATGGAATTCGGTATCACCTTCACGCCGGTCAGGGATTCTTCATCGCCCCGAACTGTCAGACCGATTACGAGGCGGATGATGTCACTCCGTGGTCCTACATCTGGCTGGGCTTTACCGGTGCCTATGCCCAGGAAGTGATTAATCAGCTGGCGATATCTGCGGAAAATCCCGTCTACAGCAATTCCCACTACTATGAGCTTGCCAACTGCGTCAATCAGATTATCCAACACCGGCCCGTCACGGTTGCCAATAATCTCCTGGCTAATAGCTACTTGCTTCGCTTCCTCAGCCTGATCGCCGATTCGACCATCGTTTCGAGGCAACAGACCCAGCAGAAGAATTCCTACGTAGACCGGGCGATCGACTACCTGGCTAACCACATTGCGACGGCCTCGGCCGATCAACTGGCCCGGGCAGTGAACCTCGATCGGAGCTACCTCACCACGTTGTTTAAGCAGGTGACCGATCTGACGCCCGGCCAGTACATTCGTAACTTTCGGATCACCAAGGCCCGCCACCTGCTGGAATCGACGACCCTGCCCGTGGAAAAGATTGCCACACTCTGTGGTTACACCCATGCTAATTCGTTTGCGCGGATTTTTAAGCAGACGTACGGTTTGTCGCCGCGGGCCTACCGGAAACAAGTGGAAAAAGAATTGAAATAA
- a CDS encoding TetR/AcrR family transcriptional regulator yields the protein MKQQEKRRITKGNFTTALFKLCREKEFTRISVKDICSCAGYHRSTFYEYYSDIYDLRDQTEDRLIASLTKIFTLSSTESLTAAFIHSFTRINEESGEILWYLLSENGDPHFAVKIKEALKPYYFKVFAIPPTDQDMEYVFDFAIMSGLSFYVSWYSKGKHFDADSAVALVRRVLVDGLATVIAEHSEKPDQVSMKFI from the coding sequence ATGAAACAACAAGAGAAACGCAGGATTACAAAGGGAAACTTTACCACTGCTCTTTTTAAGCTTTGCCGGGAAAAAGAATTTACCCGCATCTCGGTCAAAGATATCTGTTCCTGTGCGGGTTATCACCGTAGCACTTTTTATGAATATTACTCGGATATCTACGACCTTAGAGATCAAACGGAAGATCGGCTGATTGCTTCACTTACTAAAATTTTCACATTAAGCTCAACCGAAAGTCTAACGGCAGCGTTTATCCACTCTTTTACCCGCATCAATGAAGAGAGCGGCGAAATTTTGTGGTATCTTCTGAGTGAAAATGGCGATCCGCATTTCGCCGTCAAAATCAAAGAAGCATTAAAGCCCTATTATTTTAAAGTATTCGCCATTCCACCAACTGATCAGGATATGGAATATGTTTTTGATTTTGCTATCATGTCGGGTTTGTCATTCTACGTCTCCTGGTACAGTAAGGGAAAGCATTTTGACGCCGACTCGGCTGTTGCCCTTGTGAGACGTGTCCTCGTAGACGGGCTTGCTACGGTAATTGCCGAGCATTCAGAAAAGCCAGATCAAGTCTCCATGAAATTCATCTGA